The Georgenia faecalis genome includes a window with the following:
- a CDS encoding DUF948 domain-containing protein, with the protein MSIGDIAGIIAALAFVVLVAFLAVPLLKLGRVLDAATDSVRQITEHAVPVVDEAAATIAASNAQLGKVDVITTSAAEVSQNVSAVTTLVSATVGAPLIKLASFSYAVRRLVRPSREA; encoded by the coding sequence ATGTCCATCGGTGACATTGCCGGGATCATTGCCGCCCTCGCCTTCGTCGTGCTCGTGGCGTTCCTCGCCGTCCCGCTCCTCAAGCTGGGTCGCGTCCTTGACGCCGCCACGGACTCCGTCCGCCAGATCACCGAGCACGCCGTGCCCGTCGTCGACGAGGCGGCGGCGACGATCGCGGCGAGCAACGCCCAGCTCGGCAAGGTGGACGTCATCACGACGTCCGCCGCGGAGGTCTCGCAGAACGTCTCCGCGGTGACGACGCTCGTCTCGGCCACCGTGGGCGCGCCCCTCATCAAGCTGGCGTCGTTCTCCTACGCCGTGCGCCGCCTCGTCCGCCCCTCGCGGGAGGCCTGA
- the rpsD gene encoding 30S ribosomal protein S4 gives MSKNNQSRSRRQVRLSRALGLALTPKAVKYFEKRPYPPGEHGRARRRTESDYAVRLKEKQRLRAQYGLREVQIQRTFEEARRESGMTGEALVELLEMRLDALVLRSGFARTIAQARQIVVHRHILVDGKLVDRPSFRVKPGQVIQVKPKSQVMTPFQVAAAGAHRDVLPAVPAYLDVQVEKLRAELVRRPKRDEVPVTCDVQLVVEYYSR, from the coding sequence TTGAGCAAGAACAACCAGAGCCGTTCGCGCCGCCAGGTGCGGCTGTCCCGGGCCCTCGGCCTCGCGCTGACGCCCAAGGCGGTCAAGTACTTCGAGAAGCGCCCCTACCCGCCGGGCGAGCACGGCCGCGCCCGTCGCCGCACCGAGTCCGACTACGCGGTCCGGCTCAAGGAGAAGCAGCGTCTGCGCGCCCAGTACGGCCTGCGTGAGGTGCAGATCCAGCGCACCTTCGAGGAGGCCCGTCGCGAGAGCGGGATGACCGGTGAGGCGCTCGTCGAGCTCCTCGAGATGCGCCTGGACGCCCTCGTCCTGCGCTCCGGCTTCGCCCGCACGATCGCCCAGGCCCGCCAGATCGTCGTGCACCGCCACATCCTCGTCGACGGCAAGCTCGTCGACCGCCCGTCCTTCCGGGTCAAGCCCGGCCAGGTCATCCAGGTCAAGCCGAAGAGCCAGGTCATGACGCCGTTCCAGGTGGCCGCCGCCGGCGCCCACCGCGACGTCCTGCCCGCCGTCCCGGCCTACCTCGACGTGCAGGTCGAGAAGCTGCGCGCCGAGCTCGTCCGTCGCCCCAAGCGCGACGAGGTCCCCGTGACCTGCGACGTCCAGCTGGTCGTCGAGTACTACTCGCGCTGA